One genomic region from Vitis riparia cultivar Riparia Gloire de Montpellier isolate 1030 chromosome 17, EGFV_Vit.rip_1.0, whole genome shotgun sequence encodes:
- the LOC117904483 gene encoding LOB domain-containing protein 27-like, translated as MTLKGGTSQACAACKYQRRKCSSECPLAPYFPPDQPKMFANAHRLFGVSNILKILKQLDPTQKLTAMQSIIYQATIRERYPVSGCLGLICQLHYQIRQTEDELHVVLSQLEICRQHHHQQIQMASAPSDSSSSPLELGCSALSLHHNPPPPPPPEYSAVSVAGGGDGGLPVGVGPHHPYSPTTNAPFNFDFLDPKDNSLNPVWPQNSFSITNNNDIHNSLTIQPQPVATQPLPLQPQAAQDYDEIHPFFDTFDDRQSYVDSKEAYESSSESSFKDATQSTDNVAENELKSAAACFSLISLGQ; from the exons ATGACCCTTAAAGGTGGGACTAGCCAAGCATGCGCTGCCTGCAAGTACCAGAGGAGGAAGTGCTCCTCTGAGTGTCCTCTTGCCCCTTACTTCCCTCCTGATCAGCCCAAAATGTTTGCCAACGCTCACAGGCTCTTTGGTGTCAGCAACATCCTTAAAATTCTCAAGCAATTGGACCCTACCCAGAAACTCACCGCCATGCAGTCCATCATCTACCAGGCCACCATCCGTGAGCGCTATCCGGTTAGCGGCTGCTTGGGTTTGATTTGCCAACTCCATTACCAAATCCGCCAGACCGAGGACGAGCTTCATGTTGTCCTTTCACAGCTTGAAATCTGCCGCCAGCACCACCACCAACAGATACAGATGGCCTCTGCACCCAGCGATTCCTCCTCTTCCCCCTTGGAGCTGGGCTGCAGTGCCCTCTCTCTCCATCATaaccctcctcctcctcctcctccggAATACAGCGCTGTTTCTGTTGCTGGCGGTGGTGATGGTGGTCTGCCTGTTGGAGTTGGACCCCATCACCCATATTCTCCTACGACCAATGCGcctttcaattttgatttcctTGATCCCAAGGACAATTCTCTGAATCCTGTGTGGCCTCAGAATTCATTCAGTATCACCAACAACAATGATATTCACAATTCCCTGACAATCCAGCCTCAACCCGTTGCCACACAGCCCTTACCCCTCCAACCCCAAGCTGCCCAGGATTATGATGAGATACATCCATTCTTCGATACTTTTGACGACAGACAGTCATACGTAGATTCCAAAGAGGCTTATGAATCAAG CTCGGAATCATCCTTCAAAGATGCCACCCAGTCCACTGACAATGTTGCTGAGAATGAATTGAAAAGCGCTGCGGCATGCTTCAGTCTCATCAGTCTCGGCCAATGA